One candidate division WOR-3 bacterium DNA segment encodes these proteins:
- a CDS encoding T9SS type A sorting domain-containing protein, whose product MKKFFIFLFLFSLYGVIAKEIDKPTGDWCYTIPALLEFQKGKKLQRPNLSGPVEYIERERFRVHYTRSGVDAVSQVYAESVASYISYSWAKQIDTLNWPPPPPDYGLGGDDRFDVYIHAMPQGIGGYCAPEYNYPNPYPNGATSYIAIGNDLSIGGFLKIVCAHEFNHALQFRFSSREDNFWYENTSTWMEDVCFEEVNSYLSYLSTSPGPLATPYYPINTFIQGGLFQYAGGIWAMFLEDKYERDCLRKIWERQGQIAGNNTLEAFDYVLRNFYNSSLNDALKEYGIWRYFTGSRADTIRFFKEGNLWPSVSIMRTHNSYPVSGNSVSYEPVVPGGCDYIQFVNGGGKLFISFDGDDGFNWKAIVIGYQREEPQIYEINLNNQAQGQDSFDWRLENNFTLIPIVAHWEYGIGYQLNFNYQANIRILHDVGVERISGFPSISDSNSIIYPNALIKNYGQFQENFQVKLTCGDFYTDIKTITLNPNDTQTIYFNPCTLKGRNYQYYKCTTLLANDERPTNNFKEGRIFIRVRDVGVVRIIEPNGYIGQGSYIQPKARIKNFGNLREEFDVIFTINNWQTQKRVAISANNEIDIIFDSLWYASDTGQYVAKCSTRLDNDINPSNDKREEIFYVTLPAVEEKDYFVISRKKSDLFINNLIKENKNIEIYDINGRNVDNKRIKKGIYYLLIKEKNIFRKLIII is encoded by the coding sequence GTGAAAAAATTTTTTATTTTTTTATTTTTGTTTAGTCTTTATGGAGTTATTGCCAAAGAGATTGACAAACCAACTGGTGATTGGTGTTATACCATTCCAGCCCTATTAGAGTTCCAGAAAGGAAAAAAATTACAAAGACCTAATCTTTCTGGTCCAGTAGAATATATTGAAAGGGAGAGATTTCGGGTTCATTACACCAGAAGTGGTGTTGATGCGGTAAGCCAAGTTTATGCGGAATCGGTTGCTTCCTATATTAGTTATTCTTGGGCAAAACAGATTGATACTTTAAATTGGCCTCCGCCACCGCCCGATTATGGTTTAGGTGGTGATGACCGCTTTGATGTCTATATCCATGCGATGCCCCAAGGTATTGGTGGTTATTGTGCACCGGAATATAACTATCCCAATCCTTATCCCAATGGTGCTACTTCTTATATCGCTATTGGTAATGATTTAAGTATTGGCGGATTCTTAAAAATTGTCTGTGCTCACGAGTTTAATCATGCTTTACAATTCCGCTTCAGTAGCCGAGAAGATAATTTCTGGTATGAGAACACCTCAACTTGGATGGAAGATGTCTGCTTTGAAGAGGTGAATAGTTATCTAAGTTATCTATCAACTTCTCCTGGACCATTGGCAACACCTTATTATCCAATCAATACTTTTATCCAAGGTGGACTTTTCCAATATGCTGGAGGAATTTGGGCAATGTTTTTAGAGGATAAATATGAAAGAGATTGTTTAAGAAAAATTTGGGAAAGGCAAGGGCAAATTGCTGGCAATAATACTTTAGAAGCCTTTGACTATGTTTTAAGAAATTTCTATAACAGTTCTCTTAATGATGCCTTAAAGGAATATGGAATTTGGCGATATTTTACTGGTAGCCGAGCCGATACAATAAGATTTTTTAAAGAAGGTAATCTATGGCCTTCTGTTTCAATAATGAGAACCCATAATTCCTATCCTGTTTCGGGAAATTCAGTATCTTACGAACCGGTTGTGCCTGGTGGTTGTGATTATATTCAGTTTGTTAATGGTGGTGGTAAATTATTTATCTCTTTTGATGGTGATGATGGCTTTAATTGGAAGGCAATTGTTATTGGTTATCAAAGAGAAGAACCCCAAATTTATGAGATAAATTTAAACAATCAGGCACAAGGACAAGACTCTTTTGATTGGCGATTAGAAAACAATTTTACTTTGATACCAATTGTTGCCCACTGGGAATATGGCATCGGTTATCAACTAAATTTTAATTACCAAGCAAATATCAGAATTTTACACGATGTTGGCGTTGAAAGGATTTCGGGCTTTCCTTCAATTAGTGACTCTAATTCAATAATCTATCCAAATGCCTTAATAAAAAATTACGGTCAATTTCAAGAGAATTTCCAAGTAAAACTAACCTGTGGTGATTTTTATACTGATATAAAAACAATTACTTTAAATCCCAATGATACCCAAACAATCTATTTTAACCCTTGCACCTTAAAAGGAAGGAATTACCAGTATTATAAATGCACAACCTTACTTGCTAATGATGAAAGACCAACAAATAATTTCAAAGAAGGAAGAATATTTATTCGGGTAAGAGATGTCGGAGTAGTAAGAATAATTGAACCAAATGGTTATATTGGTCAAGGAAGTTATATCCAACCAAAGGCAAGGATAAAAAATTTTGGTAATTTAAGGGAAGAGTTTGATGTTATCTTTACAATAAATAACTGGCAGACTCAGAAAAGAGTAGCAATAAGTGCTAATAATGAGATTGATATTATCTTTGATTCCTTATGGTATGCTTCCGATACTGGTCAATATGTCGCCAAATGTTCCACAAGATTAGATAATGACATAAACCCAAGTAATGATAAAAGAGAAGAAATCTTCTATGTAACCTTGCCAGCAGTAGAAGAAAAAGATTATTTTGTTATTAGCCGAAAGAAGTCCGATTTATTTATTAATAACTTAATAAAAGAGAATAAAAATATAGAAATTTATGATATTAACGGAAGGAACGTAGATAATAAGAGAATAAAGAAAGGTATTTACTATCTCTTAATAAAAGAGAAAAATATTTTTAGAAAACTTATCATAATTTAA